One part of the Brevundimonas subvibrioides ATCC 15264 genome encodes these proteins:
- the fliM gene encoding flagellar motor switch protein FliM — protein MSDAGVADTGLDPFGAADTFGDDRSGGASERVLNQDEIDNLLGFDLGDDDGSERTGIRAIINSALVSYERLPMLEIVFDRLVRLMTTSLRNFTSDNVEVSLDNISSIRFGDYLNSIPLPAILAVFRAEELDNYGLLTVDSNLIYSIVDVLLGGRRGTAALRIEGRPYTTIERVLVQRMVEVILADAQAAFEPLTPVHFNLDRLETNPRFAAIARPANAAILVKLRIDMEDRGGRVELLLPYATLEPIRKMLLQQFMGEKFGRDNIWEGHLATELWTTDTEVRAVLDEQSCPLSTVLNLKVGDTLMLNATPDSDISIRCGSIPVTTGRMGRKGQHIAIRVEGPISVEAANSLTKGRR, from the coding sequence ATGAGTGACGCGGGCGTGGCCGATACCGGGCTGGATCCCTTCGGGGCAGCCGATACCTTCGGCGATGACCGCTCGGGCGGGGCCTCCGAACGCGTCCTGAACCAGGACGAGATCGACAACCTGCTGGGGTTCGACCTCGGCGACGATGACGGTTCCGAACGGACCGGCATCCGCGCCATCATCAACTCGGCCCTCGTCAGCTACGAGCGGCTGCCGATGCTCGAGATCGTCTTCGACCGCCTGGTGCGGCTGATGACGACGTCCCTGCGGAACTTCACCTCCGACAACGTCGAGGTCTCGCTCGACAACATCTCGTCGATCCGGTTCGGCGACTATCTGAACTCCATCCCCCTGCCGGCGATCCTGGCGGTCTTCCGGGCCGAGGAGCTGGACAACTACGGCCTGCTGACGGTCGATTCCAACCTGATCTATTCGATCGTCGACGTCCTTCTGGGCGGACGACGGGGCACCGCCGCCCTGCGGATCGAGGGCCGGCCCTACACCACGATCGAGCGGGTTCTGGTCCAGCGGATGGTCGAGGTCATCCTGGCCGACGCCCAGGCGGCGTTCGAGCCCCTGACGCCGGTGCATTTCAATCTGGACCGGCTGGAGACCAATCCGCGCTTCGCCGCCATCGCCCGCCCGGCCAACGCCGCCATCCTGGTCAAGCTGCGCATCGACATGGAAGACCGCGGCGGCCGCGTCGAACTGCTGCTGCCTTATGCGACGCTGGAACCGATCCGCAAGATGCTGCTGCAGCAGTTCATGGGTGAGAAGTTCGGCCGCGACAACATCTGGGAAGGCCACCTGGCCACCGAACTCTGGACCACCGACACCGAGGTCCGCGCCGTGCTGGACGAGCAGTCCTGCCCCCTGTCCACCGTGTTGAACCTGAAGGTGGGCGACACCCTGATGCTCAATGCGACGCCGGATTCGGACATCTCGATCCGCTGCGGCTCGATCCCGGTCACGACCGGCCGGATGGGTCGCAAGGGCCAGCATATCGCCATCCGCGTGGAGGGCCCGATCAGTGTCGAGGCCGCCAACAGCCTGACCAAGGGAAGGCGCTGA
- a CDS encoding flagellar basal body-associated FliL family protein, whose amino-acid sequence MIKLGKKKDKPPKDDATALAVAHGAEVEGDGEPKKKKLPLLFIIAPVALLVLGGGGAGAFFMLQPKPAAAEGEHGEAAAGDHGEEKKSGGHGAEKKEAGGHGGGGAEGEADPALGKISEGPDGITFYTLPDMVVNIQSPDGKPTFLKLTLTLEMHDAELATTLQGQMPRMQDMFQGFLRELRPEDIAGSAGTYQLRAEILRRVNLIAAPSRVDAVLIEEMLVQ is encoded by the coding sequence ATGATCAAGCTGGGCAAGAAGAAGGACAAGCCTCCCAAGGACGACGCGACCGCGCTTGCCGTGGCTCACGGCGCCGAGGTCGAGGGCGACGGCGAACCCAAGAAGAAGAAACTGCCGCTGCTGTTCATCATCGCGCCCGTGGCCCTGCTGGTCCTGGGGGGCGGGGGTGCCGGTGCCTTCTTCATGCTGCAGCCCAAGCCCGCCGCCGCCGAGGGCGAGCACGGCGAAGCGGCCGCAGGCGATCACGGCGAGGAAAAGAAGTCCGGCGGCCACGGCGCCGAGAAGAAGGAAGCCGGCGGACATGGCGGCGGCGGGGCCGAGGGCGAGGCCGATCCCGCCCTGGGTAAGATCTCCGAAGGTCCCGACGGCATCACCTTCTACACCCTGCCCGACATGGTGGTGAACATTCAGTCGCCCGACGGCAAGCCGACGTTCCTGAAGTTGACCCTGACGCTGGAGATGCACGACGCGGAGCTGGCCACGACCCTGCAGGGCCAGATGCCCCGCATGCAGGACATGTTCCAGGGCTTCCTGCGCGAGCTGCGGCCCGAGGATATCGCCGGGTCGGCCGGCACCTATCAGCTGCGCGCCGAGATCCTGCGCCGGGTGAACCTGATCGCCGCACCGTCGCGCGTGGACGCCGTGCTGATCGAAGAAATGCTGGTCCAGTAG
- the flgF gene encoding flagellar basal-body rod protein FlgF — protein sequence MENAAYIGLSRQMTLRRELDIAANNIANAETTGFKVEQLLLGTEVGQRARNDAVRPGASFVLDNGVGRDFGQGALNETGRTLDFAIDGEGAFFKIQDGAGEAYTRDGAFTIDPTGQLVTKSGLPVLGDGGPIVVDPARGALSVAEDGTISQGGAALGTLSLARFDNLAVLSKDGDGLYRNASNAPALDATGVQVRQGMLEGSNVNTLVEITNLIEITRAYERATKMIENVQDLSRRSVERLGRST from the coding sequence GTGGAAAATGCCGCCTACATCGGACTGTCACGCCAGATGACGCTGCGCCGCGAGCTCGATATCGCGGCCAACAACATCGCCAATGCGGAGACGACGGGCTTCAAGGTCGAGCAGCTGCTGCTCGGCACCGAGGTGGGCCAGCGGGCCCGCAACGACGCCGTGCGGCCGGGCGCCAGCTTCGTGCTGGACAATGGCGTGGGTCGCGATTTCGGCCAGGGCGCGCTGAACGAGACCGGCCGGACGCTGGATTTCGCCATCGACGGCGAGGGCGCCTTCTTCAAGATCCAGGACGGTGCCGGCGAGGCCTATACCCGCGACGGGGCCTTCACCATCGACCCGACCGGCCAGCTCGTGACCAAGTCCGGGCTGCCCGTGCTGGGCGACGGCGGACCGATCGTCGTCGATCCCGCCAGGGGTGCCCTGAGCGTCGCCGAGGACGGCACGATCAGCCAGGGCGGCGCGGCGCTCGGGACCCTGTCGCTGGCCCGGTTCGACAATCTGGCGGTCCTGTCCAAGGACGGCGACGGCCTCTACCGCAACGCCTCCAACGCCCCGGCGCTCGACGCGACGGGCGTGCAGGTGCGCCAGGGGATGCTGGAGGGATCCAACGTCAACACCCTCGTCGAAATCACCAATCTGATCGAGATCACCCGCGCCTACGAACGCGCGACCAAGATGATCGAAAATGTCCAGGACCTGTCCCGCCGCTCGGTCGAGCGGCTGGGGCGGTCCACGTAA
- the flgG gene encoding flagellar basal-body rod protein FlgG, producing MRALRTAASGMAAQQLNVEVISNNIANMNTVGYKRQRAEFQDLIYQNVERMGAQSSSQGTVVPTGIQVGLGVKAGSVYRITEQGTPTQTGSDYDVAIDGQGYFQITMPSGEIGYTRAGNFSLSGEGQLVTEDGYAVEPAISIPQDAIDVTISKTGQVQVITAGSPEPAIVGQLELATFFNEAGLEAIGDNLLLETAASGPATTGTPGETGFGQLLQGYTEASNVDAVTEISALIIAQRAYEMNSKVITTADEMMSVSAQVKG from the coding sequence ATGCGCGCTCTCAGAACCGCCGCTTCCGGCATGGCCGCCCAGCAGCTGAACGTGGAGGTCATCTCCAACAACATCGCCAACATGAACACGGTCGGATACAAGCGCCAGCGCGCCGAGTTCCAGGACCTGATCTACCAGAACGTCGAACGGATGGGCGCGCAGTCGTCCAGCCAGGGCACGGTGGTCCCCACCGGCATCCAGGTCGGCCTGGGCGTCAAGGCCGGCAGCGTCTACCGCATCACCGAACAGGGCACCCCGACCCAGACCGGCAGCGACTATGACGTCGCCATCGACGGCCAGGGCTATTTCCAGATCACCATGCCCTCGGGCGAGATCGGCTACACCCGCGCCGGCAACTTCTCGCTGAGCGGCGAGGGCCAGCTGGTGACCGAGGACGGCTACGCGGTCGAACCGGCCATCTCCATCCCGCAGGACGCGATCGACGTCACGATCTCCAAGACCGGTCAGGTCCAGGTCATCACCGCCGGATCGCCGGAACCGGCCATCGTCGGGCAGCTGGAACTGGCGACCTTCTTCAACGAGGCGGGGCTGGAAGCCATCGGCGACAACCTGCTGCTCGAAACGGCCGCGTCCGGCCCCGCCACGACCGGCACGCCGGGCGAAACGGGCTTCGGGCAACTTCTGCAGGGTTACACGGAGGCCTCGAACGTCGATGCCGTGACCGAGATCAGCGCCCTGATCATCGCCCAGCGCGCCTATGAGATGAATTCCAAGGTCATCACCACCGCCGACGAGATGATGAGCGTCTCGGCCCAGGTGAAGGGCTAG
- a CDS encoding flagella basal body P-ring formation protein FlgA translates to MRTLTPTLTLIAALALLAAPALAGPVTLKVNPVDDDGRVTLGDVFDGAGPAANFVLASRAGPSVVFEAAQLQAIASRNGLQWANPNGLRRVVVREASLAPATGGNTAVAATIPTTTLPPPAPTVSAPPQRQARAARVIARNDMVEVAYSVGGVMLTVTGRATRDAAAGESVPILNVASGRTIDAVATGPGRAITGPEAQAARARSQFASR, encoded by the coding sequence ATGCGGACGCTGACCCCGACCCTGACCCTGATCGCCGCCCTGGCCCTGCTGGCCGCGCCGGCGCTCGCCGGACCCGTCACGCTCAAGGTCAATCCCGTCGACGACGACGGTCGGGTCACCTTGGGCGACGTGTTCGACGGCGCGGGACCCGCCGCCAACTTCGTCCTCGCCAGCCGGGCCGGCCCCTCGGTCGTGTTCGAGGCGGCCCAGCTGCAGGCCATCGCCTCGCGCAACGGCCTGCAGTGGGCCAATCCCAACGGCCTGCGCCGCGTCGTCGTCCGCGAGGCCTCGCTGGCCCCTGCGACGGGCGGCAATACGGCGGTGGCGGCAACCATCCCCACGACCACCCTCCCCCCGCCGGCCCCGACCGTCTCGGCCCCGCCCCAGCGTCAGGCCCGCGCGGCACGGGTCATCGCCAGGAACGACATGGTCGAGGTCGCCTATTCCGTCGGCGGCGTGATGTTGACCGTCACGGGCCGCGCCACGCGCGACGCGGCGGCCGGTGAGTCCGTGCCGATCCTGAACGTCGCCTCCGGCCGCACCATCGACGCCGTCGCCACCGGCCCCGGCCGCGCCATCACGGGCCCGGAGGCGCAGGCCGCCCGCGCCCGCTCCCAGTTCGCCTCGCGCTAG
- the flgH gene encoding flagellar basal body L-ring protein FlgH, whose translation MRHSILALALASLTLGACSTVVETVQGPQLAPIGYPAQLVPVTQAYTTVPEPRSASANSLWRTGARAFFGDQRARQIGDILTVNIDIDDQAQTSNTTSRSRSNDITGGISNFFGLENSLGRAFPGGFDPQNLVGVEGQSNANGTGSVSRSEKVSLTIAAVVTDILSNGNLVIQGRQEVRTNREVRELTVAGIVRPEDISSANTIAHTQIAEARISYGGRGDISRVQSTPAAQSLVERFSPF comes from the coding sequence ATGCGTCACTCCATCCTCGCCCTGGCCCTGGCCTCGCTGACCCTGGGAGCCTGCTCCACCGTGGTCGAAACCGTTCAGGGGCCGCAGCTGGCGCCGATCGGCTATCCCGCCCAACTGGTCCCCGTGACCCAGGCCTATACGACGGTGCCCGAGCCGCGCTCCGCCAGCGCCAACTCGTTGTGGCGGACCGGCGCCCGGGCCTTCTTCGGCGACCAGAGGGCGCGGCAGATCGGCGACATCCTGACCGTCAACATCGACATCGACGACCAGGCCCAGACCTCCAACACGACCAGCCGCAGCCGGTCGAACGACATCACCGGTGGCATCTCGAACTTCTTCGGGCTGGAGAACAGCCTGGGCCGGGCCTTCCCGGGCGGCTTCGATCCGCAGAACCTCGTGGGAGTCGAGGGCCAGTCGAACGCCAACGGCACGGGGTCGGTCAGCCGCTCGGAGAAGGTCAGCCTGACCATCGCCGCGGTGGTCACCGACATCCTGTCCAATGGCAATCTGGTGATCCAGGGTCGGCAGGAAGTGCGCACCAACCGCGAGGTGCGCGAGCTGACGGTGGCCGGCATCGTGCGCCCCGAGGACATCTCCTCGGCCAACACCATCGCCCATACCCAGATCGCCGAGGCGCGCATCAGCTATGGCGGGCGGGGCGACATCAGCCGCGTCCAGTCGACGCCGGCGGCGCAGAGCCTGGTGGAACGGTTCAGTCCCTTCTAG
- the msrA gene encoding peptide-methionine (S)-S-oxide reductase MsrA, giving the protein MMSSKTTLPTAQTALPGRSTPLPTDEVHFVSGRPLKGPHPEGFQTAIFGMGCFWGVERKFWSVPGVWVTSVGYSGGITPNPTYEETCTGLTGQTEVVQVVFNPDEISYAELLKTFWEGHDPTQGMRQGNDIGSTYRSAIYYLDEDQRQQAEASRDAYQAALTAAGRGTITTEITQAGPYYFAEGYHQGYLAKNPNGYCGIGGTGVVCPIGVGVDA; this is encoded by the coding sequence ATCATGAGCTCCAAGACCACCCTGCCGACCGCACAGACCGCCCTGCCGGGCCGTTCCACCCCGCTGCCGACCGACGAGGTGCATTTCGTCTCCGGCCGTCCGCTGAAGGGACCCCATCCGGAGGGATTCCAGACGGCCATCTTTGGGATGGGCTGCTTCTGGGGCGTGGAGCGCAAATTCTGGTCGGTGCCGGGCGTCTGGGTGACCTCGGTCGGCTATTCCGGCGGCATCACGCCCAACCCGACCTATGAGGAAACCTGCACCGGCCTGACGGGCCAGACCGAGGTCGTCCAGGTCGTCTTCAACCCGGACGAGATCAGCTATGCCGAACTGCTGAAGACCTTCTGGGAAGGCCACGACCCCACCCAGGGCATGCGGCAGGGCAACGACATCGGGTCCACCTACCGCTCGGCCATCTACTATCTGGACGAGGACCAGCGTCAGCAGGCCGAGGCGTCGCGCGATGCCTATCAGGCGGCCCTGACGGCCGCGGGCCGGGGCACCATCACGACCGAGATCACCCAGGCCGGGCCCTACTATTTCGCCGAGGGCTATCACCAGGGCTACCTGGCCAAGAACCCGAACGGCTACTGCGGCATCGGCGGGACCGGCGTGGTCTGTCCGATCGGGGTTGGCGTCGACGCGTGA
- a CDS encoding alpha/beta hydrolase codes for MNRWRPGRRELLGMAAVVGTVPGLATAQPDLIDVVPLWPADPPGGRDVRVTEQVILRTPGGDPNDTAFLHVTNPWLMMRRPAVPNGAAVLIIPGGGFQRVAVSRSGGAIDRWLASLGYTAFVMNYRLPADGWAAGPDAPLQDAQRALRLIRARSSELGIDPDRIAVLGFSAGGYVAGGLATRFHHDTYDPVDAADRLPTRPSACGLFFPVVTMTAPHAHPASLRALLGDGPSDAARRAASIEAHVPPDTPATFIATAADDAVVPAENSLLMWTALRERNIPTEMHLFETGGHGLGGGDPADPAVVWPRLLSGFLTRHGI; via the coding sequence ATGAACCGCTGGAGACCCGGCCGACGTGAACTTCTGGGTATGGCGGCGGTCGTCGGGACCGTTCCGGGCCTCGCGACAGCGCAGCCGGACCTCATCGACGTCGTACCCCTGTGGCCGGCGGATCCGCCCGGCGGCCGCGATGTGCGGGTGACCGAGCAGGTCATCCTGCGTACCCCGGGCGGCGATCCGAACGACACCGCCTTCCTGCACGTGACCAACCCCTGGCTGATGATGCGTCGACCCGCCGTGCCGAATGGCGCGGCGGTCCTGATCATTCCCGGCGGAGGGTTTCAGCGCGTGGCGGTCAGCCGGTCGGGCGGGGCCATCGATCGCTGGCTGGCGAGCCTGGGCTATACGGCCTTCGTCATGAACTACCGGTTGCCCGCCGACGGCTGGGCGGCAGGGCCGGATGCCCCGCTGCAGGACGCACAGCGCGCCCTGAGGCTGATCCGCGCCCGTTCGTCCGAGCTCGGGATCGATCCGGACCGGATCGCGGTCCTCGGCTTCTCCGCCGGCGGCTACGTCGCGGGAGGGCTGGCGACCCGCTTCCACCACGACACCTATGACCCGGTCGATGCGGCCGACCGCCTGCCGACGCGCCCCTCGGCATGCGGGCTCTTCTTCCCGGTCGTCACCATGACCGCGCCGCATGCGCACCCCGCTTCGCTGCGGGCCCTTCTGGGCGATGGGCCATCCGATGCTGCACGCCGCGCGGCCTCGATCGAGGCCCACGTGCCCCCGGACACCCCGGCGACCTTCATCGCCACCGCCGCCGACGATGCCGTCGTGCCGGCCGAGAACAGCCTGTTGATGTGGACCGCGCTGCGCGAACGAAACATACCCACCGAGATGCACCTGTTCGAGACCGGCGGTCACGGCCTGGGCGGCGGGGATCCCGCCGATCCAGCGGTGGTCTGGCCCAGGCTTCTGTCCGGCTTCCTGACGCGCCACGGGATCTGA
- a CDS encoding glycoside hydrolase family 2 TIM barrel-domain containing protein: MNPLSLGLGALAALFASTLAVAEPRVTTPLADGWRFFQGDPGGPESRDFDDRAWQVVSVPHDWAIAGPFDQQARGAGENGFLPTGVAWYRRTLDIVPEPGRRYFIELDGVMERSGVWVNGHHVGFRPMGYVSLSYDITRHLRTDGPNVVAVRADTSAAPSSRWYNGSGIYRHVRLIETDDVHIPHGGAFVSTAELTPDSATVSVSVEVSNASATARAAMVETTILDADGWEIARTRSAVSTIGDGRTEIVETRLDLAQPVRWDIDSPALYRAAIRVLNADGAVLDDQVVRFGLREARFDPVTGFWLNGRNLKLKGVALHHDGGAVGAAVPLDVWRQRLTALKAQGVNAIRTAHNVPAPEFLDLADELGFLVMDELFDQWNVAKTPNDYHLFFGDWHKRDTADMVRRDRNHPSIILWSTGNEIHDTAYPVQAKAALRSIMDVIHANDPTRPRTMALFRPNVTGDYENGIADMLDVVGQNYRENELIAANRQNPARSIVGTENAHNRSNWLPVRDTPAFSGMFLWTGIDYLGEANRSGWPNIQHPSGLLDRTGAQRIRGMERESWWSERPVVHVVRNANTAAAGPATDGAGGPNQPVVPTMIAVATPPPPVALFDDWTPAGENPGQQTIEVYSNCQSVEAFLNERSLGRLPINGDAAPRRWSVRFEPGSVRAVCSDAGVSGVEDRLDTAGPATGIVLTPDRDAVGSDFDSLVYVRARVVDAQGVTVPASNHRLRFTVQGAGTLITTDNASSTDHTPFASPEREALNGTAVALVRGAGGGPVIIEARSEGLETARATIVATP, translated from the coding sequence ATGAATCCCCTGAGCCTCGGACTTGGCGCACTGGCCGCGCTGTTCGCATCGACGCTGGCCGTCGCCGAACCGCGGGTCACGACCCCCCTGGCGGACGGCTGGCGGTTCTTTCAGGGCGACCCCGGCGGGCCGGAGAGCCGCGACTTCGACGATCGTGCCTGGCAGGTGGTATCGGTGCCGCACGACTGGGCCATCGCCGGACCGTTCGATCAGCAGGCCAGGGGCGCCGGCGAGAATGGTTTTCTGCCCACCGGCGTGGCCTGGTACCGCCGGACCCTCGACATCGTTCCCGAGCCCGGTCGCCGCTACTTCATCGAGTTGGACGGCGTGATGGAGCGCAGCGGCGTCTGGGTGAACGGGCACCACGTGGGCTTTCGTCCCATGGGCTATGTCAGCCTGAGCTATGACATCACCCGGCACCTGCGGACCGACGGTCCCAACGTGGTCGCCGTCCGGGCCGATACGTCGGCCGCCCCGTCCTCGCGCTGGTACAACGGGTCAGGCATCTATCGCCACGTCCGACTGATCGAGACGGACGACGTCCATATCCCCCACGGCGGCGCCTTCGTCAGCACGGCCGAGCTGACGCCGGACAGCGCGACGGTGTCGGTGTCGGTCGAGGTCAGCAACGCCTCGGCGACCGCCCGCGCGGCAATGGTCGAGACGACGATCCTGGATGCGGACGGTTGGGAGATCGCGCGGACGCGCAGCGCCGTCAGCACGATCGGCGACGGTCGCACCGAAATCGTCGAGACGCGGCTCGACCTCGCCCAGCCCGTTCGCTGGGACATCGACAGCCCGGCTCTATATCGCGCCGCGATCCGCGTGCTGAACGCAGACGGTGCCGTGCTCGACGACCAGGTCGTCCGTTTCGGGCTGCGGGAGGCGCGCTTCGATCCCGTCACCGGCTTCTGGCTCAATGGTCGCAATCTGAAGCTCAAGGGCGTGGCCCTGCATCACGACGGCGGGGCCGTCGGTGCCGCGGTGCCGCTCGATGTCTGGCGTCAGCGTCTGACGGCCCTCAAGGCGCAGGGCGTGAACGCGATCCGCACGGCCCACAATGTGCCGGCCCCCGAGTTTCTGGACCTGGCCGACGAGCTTGGCTTCCTGGTCATGGACGAACTGTTCGACCAGTGGAACGTGGCCAAGACGCCGAACGACTATCACCTGTTCTTCGGCGACTGGCACAAGCGCGACACCGCCGACATGGTCCGCCGCGACCGCAACCATCCCAGCATCATCCTGTGGAGCACAGGCAACGAGATCCATGACACCGCCTATCCGGTCCAGGCCAAGGCGGCCCTGCGCAGCATCATGGACGTGATCCATGCCAACGATCCGACACGTCCGCGAACGATGGCGCTGTTCCGTCCCAACGTCACCGGCGACTACGAGAACGGCATCGCCGACATGCTCGATGTGGTCGGCCAGAACTATCGCGAGAACGAACTGATTGCCGCCAATCGGCAGAACCCGGCCCGCAGCATCGTCGGCACCGAGAACGCGCACAACCGGTCCAACTGGCTTCCCGTGCGCGACACGCCGGCCTTCTCCGGCATGTTCCTGTGGACCGGCATCGACTACCTGGGCGAGGCGAACCGGTCCGGCTGGCCGAACATCCAGCACCCGTCCGGCCTTCTGGATCGCACCGGGGCCCAGCGCATCCGGGGCATGGAACGCGAAAGCTGGTGGTCCGAGCGGCCGGTGGTGCATGTCGTGCGCAATGCCAACACCGCCGCCGCCGGCCCCGCCACGGATGGCGCAGGGGGGCCTAACCAACCCGTCGTGCCGACGATGATCGCGGTCGCGACGCCGCCCCCGCCCGTCGCCCTGTTCGACGACTGGACCCCGGCGGGCGAGAATCCCGGCCAGCAGACGATCGAGGTCTACAGCAACTGCCAGTCGGTCGAGGCCTTCCTGAACGAACGGTCTCTGGGTCGCCTGCCGATCAACGGCGATGCCGCGCCGCGACGCTGGAGCGTCCGGTTCGAGCCCGGATCGGTGCGGGCCGTCTGTTCGGACGCGGGTGTCAGCGGCGTCGAGGATCGTCTCGACACGGCGGGCCCTGCGACCGGCATCGTCCTGACCCCGGATCGGGACGCCGTCGGCTCGGACTTCGACTCTCTCGTCTACGTCCGCGCGCGGGTCGTCGATGCGCAGGGCGTGACCGTGCCTGCGTCGAACCATCGTCTTCGCTTCACGGTGCAGGGTGCCGGAACCCTGATCACAACCGACAACGCCTCGTCCACCGATCACACGCCGTTTGCCTCGCCAGAGCGGGAGGCCCTGAACGGCACCGCCGTCGCCCTTGTACGCGGTGCGGGCGGCGGGCCAGTCATCATTGAGGCCCGATCAGAAGGCCTTGAAACCGCGCGCGCCACGATCGTCGCCACGCCATGA